In a genomic window of Larus michahellis chromosome 3, bLarMic1.1, whole genome shotgun sequence:
- the MEA1 gene encoding male-enhanced antigen 1, with amino-acid sequence MAVARSMGPERVCPEEPGPPEAPDGAAGWSGDEEEEEEEEEEEEGGSGGVGYLYQPLSQEPEPGPGEAGPTEAGPGLQERLQMLRLHLPDPPADSEEEEEEEAAAVGEGAAAQSSRSSIPMDAEHVELVKRTMAGVKLPTLGIPAWASQISEDQWKDVVQRTLQARQSLGGPKPEWK; translated from the exons ATGGCGGTGGCGCGGAGTATGGGGCCGGAGCGGGTGTGTCCCGAGGAGCCGGGGCCGCCGGAGGCCCCCGACGGCGCGGCGGGATGGAGCGGCGacgaggaagaagaggaggaggaggaggaagaagaggaaggcggcagcggcggcgtcGGGTACTTGTACCAGCCGCTGAGCCAGGAGCCGGAGCCGGGCCCCGGCGAGGCGGGCCCCACCGAGGCGGGCCCCGGCCTGCAGGAGCGGCTGCAG ATGCTGAGGCTGCACCTGCCCGACCCGCCGGcggacagcgaggaggaggaggaggaggaggcggcggcggtgggggaaGGCGCTGCGGCCCAGAGCAGTCGCAGCTCCATCCCCATGGATGCAG AGCATGTGGAGCTGGTGAAGAGGACGATGGCCGGCGTGAAGCTTCCCACCCTGGGCATCCCCGCCTGGGCCAGCCAGATCTCTGAGGACCAGTGGAAGGACGTGGTGCAGCGCACGCTGCAGGCCCGGCAGAGCCTCGGTGGCCCCAAGCCCGAGTGGAAGTGA
- the PPP2R5D gene encoding serine/threonine-protein phosphatase 2A 56 kDa regulatory subunit delta isoform isoform X2, with product MPYKLKKEKESPKSTKSTTKPGSSGSGKDGGAENSEEAQQPQQQPQQQQQQQQTTSNKRPSNSAPPPTQLNKIKYSGGPQIVKKERRHSSSRFNLSKNRELQKLPALKDAPPHEREELFIQKLRQCCVLFDFISDPLSDLKFKEVKRAGLNEMVEYITHNRDVVTEAIYPEAVIMFSVNLFRTLPPSSNPTGAEFDPEEDEPTLEAAWPHLQLVYEFFLRFLESPDFQPNVAKKYIDQKFVLSLLDLFDSEDPRERDFLKTILHRIYGKFLGLRAYVRRQINNIFYRFIYETEHHNGIAELLEILGSIINGFALPLKEEHKMFLIRVLLPLHKVKSLSVYHPQLAYCVVQFLEKDSSLTEPVIVGLLKFWPKTHSPKEVMFLNELEEILDVIEPSEFVKVMEPLFRQLAKCVSSPHFQVAERALYYWNNEYIMSLISDNAAKILPIMFPALYKNSKSHWNKTIHGLIYNALKLFMEMNQKLFDDCTQQYKAEKQKGRFRMKEREEMWQKIEELARLNPQYPMYYAPSSLPSVCCMETETPTAEDIQLLKKTVETEAVQMLKDIKKEKVLLRRKSELPQDVYTIKALEAHKRAEEFLTSSQEAL from the exons gcccagcagcctcagcagcagccacagcaacagcagcagcagcagcagacaactTCAAATAAGCGACCCAGTAACAGCGCTCCCCCACCAACCCAGCTGAATAAGATTAAGTACTCAGGGGGACCCCAGATTGTGAAGAAAGAGCGCCGACACAGCTCTTCCCGCTTCAATCTGAGCAAAAACCGGGAACTGCAAAAGCTCCCAGCACTTAAAG ATGCTCCTCCACATGAACGAGAAGAGCTTTTCATCCAGAAGCTGCGGCAGTGCTGCGTGCTTTTTGACTTCATCTCCGACCCCCTCAGTGACCTGAAGTTCAAGGAGGTGAAGCGAGCAGGTCTCAACGAGATGGTAGAATACATCACACACAACCGTGATGTTGTCACTGAGGCCATCTATCCTGAAGCTGTTATCATG TTTTCAGTGAACCTCTTCCGGACACTCCCGCCATCATCCAATCCCACAGGCGCGGAGTTTGACCCTGAGGAAGATGAGCCTACATTAGAGGCTGCCTGGCCGCACCTTCAG CTGGTGTATGAGTTCTTCCTCCGGTTCCTGGAATCGCCTGACTTTCAACCAAACGTAGCCAAGAAATACATTGACCAGAAGTTTGTGCTATCT CTACTGGATCTCTTTGACAGTGAAGACCCCAGAGAACGAGACTTCCTAAAGACTATTCTGCACAGGATTTATGGGAAGTTCCTGGGCCTGCGCGCATATGTGAGGCGGCAGATCAACAATATATTTTACAG GTTCATCTATGAAACAGAGCACCATAATGGGATCGCAGAGCTGCTGGAGATCCTGGGAAG CATAATCAATGGGTTTGCTTTGCCTCTGAAGGAAGAGCATAAGATGTTCCTCATCAGAGTCTTGTTACCACTGCACAAGGTGAAGTCCCTCAGTGTCTATCACCCGCAG ttgGCGTACTGTGTTGTACAGTTCTTGGAGAAAGACAGCAGCTTGACAGAGCCA GTGATTGTGGGCTTGCTGAAGTTCTGGCCGAAAACTCACAGTCCCAAGGAGGTGATGTTTTTAAATGAGCTGGAGGAGATCCTGGATGTGATTGAGCCGTCTGAGTTTGTGAAAGTTATGGAGCCCTTGTTCAGGCAGTTGGCCAAGTGTGTCTCCAGCCCACACTTCCAG GTGGCAGAGCGAGCGCTGTACTATTGGAACAACGAGTATATCATGAGCCTGATCAGCGATAACGCAGCCAAAATTCTCCCGATCATGTTTCCAGCGCTCTACAAGAACTCCAAGAGTCACTGGAACAA GACAATCCATGGGCTGATCTACAATGCACTGAAGCTGTTCATGGAGATGAACCAAAAGCTTTTTGATGACTGCACGCAGCAATataaggcagaaaagcagaa gggAAGGTTCAGGATGAAGGAACGAGAAGAAATGTGGCAGAAAATAGAGGAGCTGGCCCGGCTGAACCCCCAG TACCCCATGTATTACGCACCTTCATCATTGCCTTCTGTCTGCTGTATGGAAACGGAGACCCCGACTGCAGAGGATATACAGCTACTGAAGAAAACGGTGGAGACGGAAGCTGTGCAG ATGCTGAAAGACATTAAGAAGGAGAAAGTTTTGCTGCGCCGGAAATCTGAGCTTCCTCAGGACGTCTACACTATAAAAGCCCTGGAGGCCCACAAGAGAGCAGAAGAGTTTCTCACCTCAAGCCAGGAGGCTCTCTGA
- the PPP2R5D gene encoding serine/threonine-protein phosphatase 2A 56 kDa regulatory subunit delta isoform isoform X1: MPPAGEESPKSTKSTTKPGSSGSGKDGGAENSEEAQQPQQQPQQQQQQQQTTSNKRPSNSAPPPTQLNKIKYSGGPQIVKKERRHSSSRFNLSKNRELQKLPALKDAPPHEREELFIQKLRQCCVLFDFISDPLSDLKFKEVKRAGLNEMVEYITHNRDVVTEAIYPEAVIMFSVNLFRTLPPSSNPTGAEFDPEEDEPTLEAAWPHLQLVYEFFLRFLESPDFQPNVAKKYIDQKFVLSLLDLFDSEDPRERDFLKTILHRIYGKFLGLRAYVRRQINNIFYRFIYETEHHNGIAELLEILGSIINGFALPLKEEHKMFLIRVLLPLHKVKSLSVYHPQLAYCVVQFLEKDSSLTEPVIVGLLKFWPKTHSPKEVMFLNELEEILDVIEPSEFVKVMEPLFRQLAKCVSSPHFQVAERALYYWNNEYIMSLISDNAAKILPIMFPALYKNSKSHWNKTIHGLIYNALKLFMEMNQKLFDDCTQQYKAEKQKGRFRMKEREEMWQKIEELARLNPQYPMYYAPSSLPSVCCMETETPTAEDIQLLKKTVETEAVQMLKDIKKEKVLLRRKSELPQDVYTIKALEAHKRAEEFLTSSQEAL; the protein is encoded by the exons gcccagcagcctcagcagcagccacagcaacagcagcagcagcagcagacaactTCAAATAAGCGACCCAGTAACAGCGCTCCCCCACCAACCCAGCTGAATAAGATTAAGTACTCAGGGGGACCCCAGATTGTGAAGAAAGAGCGCCGACACAGCTCTTCCCGCTTCAATCTGAGCAAAAACCGGGAACTGCAAAAGCTCCCAGCACTTAAAG ATGCTCCTCCACATGAACGAGAAGAGCTTTTCATCCAGAAGCTGCGGCAGTGCTGCGTGCTTTTTGACTTCATCTCCGACCCCCTCAGTGACCTGAAGTTCAAGGAGGTGAAGCGAGCAGGTCTCAACGAGATGGTAGAATACATCACACACAACCGTGATGTTGTCACTGAGGCCATCTATCCTGAAGCTGTTATCATG TTTTCAGTGAACCTCTTCCGGACACTCCCGCCATCATCCAATCCCACAGGCGCGGAGTTTGACCCTGAGGAAGATGAGCCTACATTAGAGGCTGCCTGGCCGCACCTTCAG CTGGTGTATGAGTTCTTCCTCCGGTTCCTGGAATCGCCTGACTTTCAACCAAACGTAGCCAAGAAATACATTGACCAGAAGTTTGTGCTATCT CTACTGGATCTCTTTGACAGTGAAGACCCCAGAGAACGAGACTTCCTAAAGACTATTCTGCACAGGATTTATGGGAAGTTCCTGGGCCTGCGCGCATATGTGAGGCGGCAGATCAACAATATATTTTACAG GTTCATCTATGAAACAGAGCACCATAATGGGATCGCAGAGCTGCTGGAGATCCTGGGAAG CATAATCAATGGGTTTGCTTTGCCTCTGAAGGAAGAGCATAAGATGTTCCTCATCAGAGTCTTGTTACCACTGCACAAGGTGAAGTCCCTCAGTGTCTATCACCCGCAG ttgGCGTACTGTGTTGTACAGTTCTTGGAGAAAGACAGCAGCTTGACAGAGCCA GTGATTGTGGGCTTGCTGAAGTTCTGGCCGAAAACTCACAGTCCCAAGGAGGTGATGTTTTTAAATGAGCTGGAGGAGATCCTGGATGTGATTGAGCCGTCTGAGTTTGTGAAAGTTATGGAGCCCTTGTTCAGGCAGTTGGCCAAGTGTGTCTCCAGCCCACACTTCCAG GTGGCAGAGCGAGCGCTGTACTATTGGAACAACGAGTATATCATGAGCCTGATCAGCGATAACGCAGCCAAAATTCTCCCGATCATGTTTCCAGCGCTCTACAAGAACTCCAAGAGTCACTGGAACAA GACAATCCATGGGCTGATCTACAATGCACTGAAGCTGTTCATGGAGATGAACCAAAAGCTTTTTGATGACTGCACGCAGCAATataaggcagaaaagcagaa gggAAGGTTCAGGATGAAGGAACGAGAAGAAATGTGGCAGAAAATAGAGGAGCTGGCCCGGCTGAACCCCCAG TACCCCATGTATTACGCACCTTCATCATTGCCTTCTGTCTGCTGTATGGAAACGGAGACCCCGACTGCAGAGGATATACAGCTACTGAAGAAAACGGTGGAGACGGAAGCTGTGCAG ATGCTGAAAGACATTAAGAAGGAGAAAGTTTTGCTGCGCCGGAAATCTGAGCTTCCTCAGGACGTCTACACTATAAAAGCCCTGGAGGCCCACAAGAGAGCAGAAGAGTTTCTCACCTCAAGCCAGGAGGCTCTCTGA